GCAAAGAAAATCAGGATAATGATAAGGGACTGATAAGGCTGGTTTTTGATCCCGGCAATCTGAAATTCATCTCTACATCACTGAATCCGAAGAAGGAAACGATGTCTGCCCTGTATGGAAACGGAAAAGCCCTCGAATCTTTATCAAAAGAAGCTCTCAAACCGGAAGGAGGCTCCCTTATGAAATTGGTTACCTGGCGCTATCATGATAACCCTCAATACTTTGGCGGTAAAATCACCGGTGAACTGATAAGTATTGAAACAGTGAAAACTGATGACAGAGGAAATATTACCTACGACAGTCAAAATACCCAGACAAAAAATAATCACTCTGATCAAACGGAAAAAATACAGTATTTCATGAGTTATCGTCCTGTAAGCAGACCCTAATCAAAAGCAGCCTCAAAGGTTGCTTTTTGCAAATATAGAATAGTGCCGGATTCTTACTGATTTAGAAAGTACCACATATTCTTTATTCATCAGCTCCTTTTATCATATATTCAATAAAAAGTATAAATTTAACTTTTGAAATCCGCAGTTCTATGCAACAGCAAAAAATAAAAATTTCACAAGCAACCATCTGGATAAGTTCCCTTTTTCTCGGAATTCTATCCTCTGTGCCGCAGCTTGCCTATCATGAGTTCAACTGGAAGGAAGCTCTCGTCAACTCATCGATAACAGCTGCATTCTCCGTTATTATGTGGTATATTAACATTTATATGCTGAATCGTTCGGCCAGACAGCGCAGACAGCATATTTCTTACTCAAGGTTACTCGTCATTTTAGCATTTGGGATGGTCATTATGTTTGGGCTGGCATGGATTCAGCAGCTGATCCTTTCGCATATCAACTTTGGCCCGGTAATGCTGATGATCGAAGTGAGAGGGATTTTAATCAATCTAGTATGTTATATGTTTTTAACCTTGCTGCAGAACAATTATGCCAGTCAGCAGGTTCAGCTTGAACTTGAGAAAGTAAAAAGTGATAATCTTGGGGCTCAGTACGAGCTCTTAAAACAGCAGATCAATCCTCATTTTCTATTCAACAGCCTTAATACTTTAAAACTAATGGCAGAGACCAACGACTACGAAACGGTAGATTTCATTGTAAAGCTTTCTGATTTTTACCGGTTTACCCTGGAAAGCAGAAAACTGGATCTGATCAGTGTTCAGGAAGAAATGAAAATAGTGGAAGCTTATCTCTTCCTCCAGAAAGCCCGGTTTGGGGATGGGATTACATTTACCAACCAGCTTGAAGGTGAAACGCTGCAAACCCTTATTCCACCTTTTACTCTTCAGCTTCTGGTTGAAAACTGCATAAAACACAATATCGTTTCATACAGTAAGCCTTTACATATTAAAATTTATAATGCTCCTGATACCATGGTCATAGAAAATCCTATTCAACGGAAAGTCGCCATAGAAGACTCTCTAGGCGTAGGCCTTGACAATATCAAAATGCGTTATAAACATCTTTTGGAACAGGATATTACCATTCATTCAGACGAAAAAACTTTTCAGATAAAACTACCGATAATTCATGAATATCATCATCATTGAAGACGAATTCAGAGCTGCAAAAGCTCTTCAGAGTTTAATTTCAGACTTAAAACCCGATTCAAAAATACTGGGAACCTACGACAGTATTGAAACCAGCATTGAAGCCTTGTCTAAAGATATACAGCCTGATCTTATCTTTATGGATATTCAGCTTTCAGACGGGCTTTCATTTGAAATTTTCAAAACCATAGAAATTACCTGCCCGGTTATTTTCTGTACTGCTTTCGATCAATATATGTTGGATGCCTTTAAAAGTAAAGGCGTAGACTATGTTTTAAAACCCTTTTCCCGAAAGGACATTGAAGAAGCATTGAAAAAAGTTGACGGATTAAAGATATTTTTTCAGAAGAATGAACTGCCGGACCTTGAATCTCTTTTACAAAAAATCAATCAGCCTTCAGGTAAAAACAGTTTTCTGGTCTTTAAAAATCAAAAATACACCACAATTCCTACGGAAGATATTGCTTATTTTTATATTCATAATGAAATCACCCATCTGGTGACCTTTACCAAAGAACAGTTTCAGCTTACTCCCCCGCTTAGCCAAATAGCTGAACAGGTTTCTGATAAGCAGTTTTTCAGAATCAACAGACAGTATCTCGTTAATTTTAAAGCTATAAAAGAAATGGAACATTATTTTCAACGCAAGATTCTCGTTAAACTGGTGATTGAAACTCCTGAACAACTCCTGATTAATAAGGAAAAAACGCATAGTTTTTTCAACTGGCTGGAAAACAGATAACAAAGCATATACAGAAGGATAGAAGTCAAAAAGAGAAACGTTTTCCTTTTATAGGAATTTATATTTCAAATGACACAATGAATATGGTTTACAATGACTTCCGGCTTCTATCCTCCACTATCTATTCTTAAAAAAATCATCCCTTTTATTTTCCTGATTCGCCTCTCCATTTGTCCGGTTAAACCAGTTTCATATTCTCCGGGAATTGCGGAGTATCTACTTTTGAACCAAATTAAAAGACATGGTATTAAGAAACTTAATCTCAGTAGGTGCTTTCACCTTATTATTATTTGCAGCTTTCGCATTTGTACAAAAAGATAAAGTACAAAAAACCTCACAGAATACTGACTCCGGAAACAATGGTTTTGCTATATTGGAACTGTTCACATCAGAAGGCTGCTCAAGCTGTCCTCCGGCTGATGAACTGATCGGAAAAGTTGTAAAAGAATATAAAGACCAACCGGTATACATCCTTTCCTATCATGTTGACTACTGGAACCGCCTGGGATGGAAAGACCGTTTCAGTTCTGCTGAAAATTCACAACGGCAGCAGCAGTACAGCCACATGCTAAATTCACAGGTTTATACTCCTCAACTAGTAGTTAACGGGAGAGCTGAATTTGTAGGTTCTGACAGCAATGCAGTAGAAAATGCTATTCAGAAAGCTTTCTTCAATTCAAAAAACAACAGCATTGATCTTTCGGCAAAGATCTCTCAAAATCAAATTAATATCGAGTACAATGCCTCTTCAGCTGATCCTAAAAAAGTACTTCTTATAAGCCTGATTGAAAAACAGTCTTCCACTCAGGTGGATAAAGGTGAAAATGAAGGCCGTCATTTGCAGCACTGGCAAATCGTCCACAAGCAGAATATAATCTCATTAAATAAACCACAAAAAGGAACTGTTGCCTTCAGTCTTCCTGAACATTTTTCTCCGGAAAACTGGGAAATAATTGCCTTTATTCAGAATACAAAAACAGGTGAAATCTCTGGAGCTACAAAAGCACTATTGAATTATAAGGCTACGAGTACACGAATTTAGCGTTATGAAATCTGTGTATTTGCAAATGAAAAATATTTTTAATTCTGAAATCAGGTTTTGGCTAAAGCCAGTAGAATGGATATTTATAATGAGAGCGGGCTAAAGCCCGCTCCTTTTGATTTTATAGTCATATTTCAAATAAAAGGAATCATCGAAGTCCTTCATAAGTAATCTTTCTAATATCTGTTTCTTCCCTTTTAGTTTATAAAACTTTCCGGAAACCACTGAAATCCGCTTGTTTTCTTCTTTGTAAAACCTAGTCCCGGCCATGGTAAGTGGCAGGCGAATGCTCTGGTTTTGGTATGTGACAGCTGTTCCAGAAGTTTTTTCCTTGAAGCTGTCGCAATATCCAGGTCCGTGTCTCCTGAAAAGCCCCAATCCGGATGAGGAAAAAGAATGACATCAGAATGAATAAGGTCTGCAATATATATAAGTTTTTCATCCCCTGAAGAAACAGTAGTTATGGTTAAACCAGGTGTATGCCCGGGAGCCAGTTGAAAACTAAAATATTCATATAACGGAGTGTTCATGTCATAGAATTTCACTTTTGGCTGGATGGTTTTCAGTATATTTTGTATTGCCACAATAGTCTTGGTAAGAAATTCCGGGTGAGCTTTCAGAGCACTGTTTCCAAAATCTTTAACGGAAGCTTTCATCCAAAAATCATATTCTATTTTAGACATAAAAAGAGCTGCATTTGGAAATACTAGATTATTCTGCTTGTCCACTACTCCTCCGAAATGATCAGGATGGGCATGAGAAAGAAAAACATCTGTCACATCGTTCGCAGAGAACCCGGCCTTTTGAAGACTTTTTACCAGAAATCCTGTTCTTTCATCTGCAAATATTCCCATTCCCGCATCCAGTAAAACCAGCCTGTCTTTTGTTTTGATAAGCAGAACGTTGATTGCCATATCGATGTAATTCTCAGGTCTGAAATTGTCTTTTAAGATCGTTTTCAGTTCCGAAACATTCCCTCTTGGTGCAAATGAATCCAGATTGGTTTCGTGAATATATCCGTCGGTAAGAATAAACAATTCAAGATCCCCCAATTCAATCTTTTTAAAACCTGATAAATCCTCTCTCTCTTTTTCCGGTGTTGTTTTCATTTCTGCAAACACATTGGAAAATGGGATAAAGCTTAATGTTCCGGCTAATAAACCGCTCTTTAAAAGTTCTCTTCTATTCATATTTCAATTTGTGATGTTGTATTTAAAATACCTCCGTTTATGGAGGAACTGCATTAGCTATTATATAAGATTGAGTTCCTGCTGTTATTCAGGAACTCAATCTCAATTTGGTGAATGTGTTTAGTTGTTGACCAATTTCATTGAACCTTCGCTGTATCTTTCTCCTACATTGGGATATTTTTTCAGGATAGCATCAATGGTATCCAGATCTGATTGGGAAAGTTCTATATTGACTGCTGCAATATTTTCTTCCAGATACTTAATACGTTTAGTACCAGGAATCGGAATGATATCATCCCCTTGGTTCAATACCCATGCCAAGGCCAACTGGGTGCCTTTCACCCCTTTTGAAGCAGCAAATTCGTTGATTTCTTTAGCCAGTTTTGTATTGTTTTCAAGATATTCCTGCTGATAGCGTGGTAATGATTTTCTGAAATCGTCATCTCCCAGATTCTGCACTTCATTGATATTGGCAAAAAGTCCTCTTGCAAGCGGAGAATAAGGAACTAATGAAATACCCAATTCTCTGATCGTTGGCAGAATTTCTTTTTCAACATCTTTGGTAAGGATAGAATATTCTGACTGTAAGGCTGCAATTGGGTGAATTTTATTAGCTTTTCTGATAGATTCTGGTGACGCTTCAGATAACCCGATATACTTCACTTTTCCAGCTTTTACAAGTTCTGCCATTGCTCCTACTGTTTCTTCAACAGGGATATTCGGATCTACTCTGTGTGCATAATACAGATCAATGGTATCTATTTTTAATCTTTGAAGGCTTAAATCTACCGCCTGTCTGATCCATTCAGGAGAACCGTCAAAGTAAGTTCCCGGAGCTCCGCTATGGCTTGCAGTACCATCTTTGAACCTAAATCCAAATTTGGT
This genomic window from Chryseobacterium sp. MEBOG06 contains:
- a CDS encoding sensor histidine kinase: MQQQKIKISQATIWISSLFLGILSSVPQLAYHEFNWKEALVNSSITAAFSVIMWYINIYMLNRSARQRRQHISYSRLLVILAFGMVIMFGLAWIQQLILSHINFGPVMLMIEVRGILINLVCYMFLTLLQNNYASQQVQLELEKVKSDNLGAQYELLKQQINPHFLFNSLNTLKLMAETNDYETVDFIVKLSDFYRFTLESRKLDLISVQEEMKIVEAYLFLQKARFGDGITFTNQLEGETLQTLIPPFTLQLLVENCIKHNIVSYSKPLHIKIYNAPDTMVIENPIQRKVAIEDSLGVGLDNIKMRYKHLLEQDITIHSDEKTFQIKLPIIHEYHHH
- a CDS encoding MBL fold metallo-hydrolase, which translates into the protein MNRRELLKSGLLAGTLSFIPFSNVFAEMKTTPEKEREDLSGFKKIELGDLELFILTDGYIHETNLDSFAPRGNVSELKTILKDNFRPENYIDMAINVLLIKTKDRLVLLDAGMGIFADERTGFLVKSLQKAGFSANDVTDVFLSHAHPDHFGGVVDKQNNLVFPNAALFMSKIEYDFWMKASVKDFGNSALKAHPEFLTKTIVAIQNILKTIQPKVKFYDMNTPLYEYFSFQLAPGHTPGLTITTVSSGDEKLIYIADLIHSDVILFPHPDWGFSGDTDLDIATASRKKLLEQLSHTKTRAFACHLPWPGLGFTKKKTSGFQWFPESFIN
- a CDS encoding aldo/keto reductase, which gives rise to MKFKKLGNTGEQLSAIGLGCMGMSFAYGPADEQESINTLHRALDLGVNFWDTADMYANGENERLISKVLVPNRDKIFIATKFGFRFKDGTASHSGAPGTYFDGSPEWIRQAVDLSLQRLKIDTIDLYYAHRVDPNIPVEETVGAMAELVKAGKVKYIGLSEASPESIRKANKIHPIAALQSEYSILTKDVEKEILPTIRELGISLVPYSPLARGLFANINEVQNLGDDDFRKSLPRYQQEYLENNTKLAKEINEFAASKGVKGTQLALAWVLNQGDDIIPIPGTKRIKYLEENIAAVNIELSQSDLDTIDAILKKYPNVGERYSEGSMKLVNN
- a CDS encoding LytR/AlgR family response regulator transcription factor; its protein translation is MNIIIIEDEFRAAKALQSLISDLKPDSKILGTYDSIETSIEALSKDIQPDLIFMDIQLSDGLSFEIFKTIEITCPVIFCTAFDQYMLDAFKSKGVDYVLKPFSRKDIEEALKKVDGLKIFFQKNELPDLESLLQKINQPSGKNSFLVFKNQKYTTIPTEDIAYFYIHNEITHLVTFTKEQFQLTPPLSQIAEQVSDKQFFRINRQYLVNFKAIKEMEHYFQRKILVKLVIETPEQLLINKEKTHSFFNWLENR
- a CDS encoding DUF1223 domain-containing protein, whose product is MVLRNLISVGAFTLLLFAAFAFVQKDKVQKTSQNTDSGNNGFAILELFTSEGCSSCPPADELIGKVVKEYKDQPVYILSYHVDYWNRLGWKDRFSSAENSQRQQQYSHMLNSQVYTPQLVVNGRAEFVGSDSNAVENAIQKAFFNSKNNSIDLSAKISQNQINIEYNASSADPKKVLLISLIEKQSSTQVDKGENEGRHLQHWQIVHKQNIISLNKPQKGTVAFSLPEHFSPENWEIIAFIQNTKTGEISGATKALLNYKATSTRI